In Luteolibacter arcticus, a genomic segment contains:
- a CDS encoding glycoside hydrolase family 18 protein: MRISIFLPSAIVAATCGSSTVLSESLPANASTAHSAVIHFDRTDYFVENRYGATTPTKSAGQLETAIVFNQGAFMEPDTDGHLDLPANFADRVAFIRSASPNAKLTLGVFSLRHIVSNPTGLQAFIDQVHELVDTHNFTGIDIDWEDMPNSGTYVSPANYGATVKAIADEFRPQGIVVSTSHAHGSQYEPYVEAIANTVDFVNIQFYFAQSNAMDLATFKSRLSAYINRGLRASQIRIGLPSYGMTAQGNSTTDKWRSWNQLRNAGVDLAQANQWTDPGNGHVYYFSGLELVDAKVNYARSNGFAGVFSWELTQDTNYDHELSINRRIDSLAAQTPVLELSNSNAGNGALGTGVATLGSGAVLNHGILRFSRTGTNVYGNTIEGSGRVETAGSGTTVLTGDSGYAGGSLVAAGSVLQIGNGAAQGSITGPIEVNGTLAFNRSDDLNIANPISGTGRLNKAGAGRLSLDEEDLPLTLTTFAITGGTVANTGDLQFPGNVLIGDAATGTFSQSSGTLTFSTPVGDWGNGVNIGHRNGGIGRYEIAGGTLNVPNANTILSAGGACSGTLAVSGSGTANLKGIAMGTSATGVAHLHLIGGRLNVGSGGIYHWVTPAAGAVREIRLESGVLGALEDWSSAVNMSLSGAELGIAIDTADGTSPDETRQIRLSGILSGAGSVTLTGGGSLVLGGTNSYTGTTTVEEGTLSLEGSLASETTVAEKGTLRGTGAIHAPVNVQSRGTLAPAATSTFTTGRLDLAEDAILLAEGRTSVTGDVSVAGAEIVVTTAPEASPGVLISYSGIRTGKFAATTVPLGWEIRYDDDAREIQLVPRDAGFGAWMEQLEAEGQTGFNDDADSDGISNGLEFVFGGDPLIPDSTILPALAASEEGGFRYSFRRDSRAREHSVITVKFSDDLSSWPEERDIILGADTLSSQSIEIADQGDHDWITIPLPADAPRTFIRLDVREP, translated from the coding sequence ATGAGAATCTCCATCTTCCTGCCATCTGCGATCGTGGCTGCCACCTGCGGCAGCTCGACCGTCCTTTCTGAATCCCTTCCGGCGAATGCATCCACCGCTCACAGTGCGGTGATTCATTTCGACCGAACGGATTACTTCGTGGAAAACCGTTATGGTGCCACGACCCCGACCAAGTCCGCCGGGCAACTCGAAACCGCCATCGTCTTCAACCAAGGCGCGTTCATGGAGCCTGACACCGACGGCCACCTCGATCTGCCGGCAAATTTCGCCGACCGGGTGGCATTCATCAGAAGCGCTTCGCCCAATGCCAAGTTGACGCTCGGGGTCTTTTCGCTCCGGCACATCGTGTCAAATCCAACGGGCCTGCAAGCATTCATCGACCAGGTTCATGAGCTTGTGGATACGCATAACTTTACCGGCATCGACATTGACTGGGAAGACATGCCAAACTCGGGAACCTATGTGAGCCCGGCGAACTACGGGGCGACGGTCAAGGCGATCGCCGATGAGTTCCGGCCCCAGGGAATCGTGGTCTCCACTTCCCATGCACACGGCTCGCAATATGAACCGTATGTGGAGGCGATTGCGAATACGGTCGATTTCGTGAACATCCAGTTCTACTTCGCCCAGTCGAATGCGATGGACCTGGCTACTTTCAAGAGCCGCCTGTCTGCCTACATCAACCGCGGCCTGAGAGCCTCCCAAATCCGCATCGGGCTGCCGTCGTACGGAATGACCGCCCAGGGCAATTCGACAACCGACAAATGGCGGAGCTGGAACCAACTGCGCAATGCAGGAGTCGATCTCGCCCAGGCGAACCAGTGGACCGACCCCGGCAACGGACACGTGTACTATTTCAGCGGCTTGGAGCTGGTAGATGCGAAGGTCAACTACGCAAGGAGCAATGGCTTCGCGGGTGTCTTCAGTTGGGAGCTTACCCAGGATACGAACTACGATCACGAGCTGTCCATCAACCGCCGGATCGACAGCCTGGCGGCGCAGACACCTGTCCTCGAACTCAGCAACTCGAATGCGGGAAACGGGGCGCTGGGGACTGGCGTGGCGACTCTGGGGTCCGGCGCGGTGCTTAATCACGGCATCCTCCGCTTCTCCCGCACGGGGACGAACGTTTATGGCAACACGATCGAGGGCAGCGGGCGAGTGGAAACGGCCGGCTCCGGCACCACGGTGCTCACCGGGGATAGCGGCTATGCAGGCGGGTCCCTCGTGGCCGCGGGATCAGTCCTGCAAATCGGCAACGGAGCCGCACAGGGAAGCATCACCGGGCCCATCGAAGTGAACGGGACGCTCGCCTTCAACCGGTCTGACGATTTGAACATCGCGAATCCCATCAGCGGGACGGGACGCCTGAACAAGGCCGGGGCTGGCCGCTTGTCGCTGGATGAGGAAGATCTTCCCCTCACTCTCACCACCTTCGCCATCACCGGCGGGACTGTGGCAAATACCGGGGACCTGCAATTCCCGGGGAACGTGCTGATCGGAGATGCCGCTACCGGCACCTTTTCCCAAAGCAGCGGAACGCTGACCTTTTCCACCCCGGTCGGCGATTGGGGGAATGGAGTGAACATCGGTCACCGCAATGGAGGCATCGGCCGCTATGAGATTGCGGGCGGCACATTGAATGTCCCCAACGCGAACACCATCCTCAGCGCCGGCGGTGCCTGCAGTGGCACGCTCGCCGTTTCGGGTAGCGGCACGGCGAATCTAAAAGGCATCGCCATGGGTACCAGCGCGACTGGAGTGGCACACCTGCACCTCATCGGCGGTCGATTGAATGTCGGCAGCGGGGGAATCTACCATTGGGTCACACCGGCCGCCGGCGCGGTGCGCGAGATCCGCCTGGAGTCGGGGGTGCTTGGAGCGCTGGAAGATTGGTCGAGCGCGGTGAACATGAGCCTTTCCGGGGCTGAGCTGGGAATCGCCATCGACACCGCGGATGGGACTTCACCGGATGAAACCCGGCAGATCAGACTTTCCGGCATTCTTTCCGGCGCTGGCAGTGTCACCCTGACCGGCGGAGGCTCGCTGGTGCTAGGCGGTACGAATTCATACACCGGGACCACCACCGTGGAGGAGGGAACCTTGTCGCTGGAAGGCAGCCTCGCCAGTGAAACCACCGTCGCCGAAAAGGGGACGCTCCGCGGCACCGGTGCGATCCATGCCCCGGTAAACGTGCAATCGAGAGGCACGCTCGCTCCGGCCGCAACGTCCACTTTCACCACCGGCAGGCTGGACCTCGCTGAGGATGCCATCCTTCTGGCCGAAGGCCGCACCTCCGTCACCGGGGATGTGAGCGTGGCCGGCGCGGAGATCGTGGTGACCACGGCTCCCGAGGCCAGTCCGGGGGTCTTGATTTCCTACTCCGGCATCCGCACCGGGAAGTTCGCAGCGACCACTGTGCCGCTCGGCTGGGAAATCCGGTATGACGACGATGCCCGCGAGATCCAGTTGGTCCCACGCGATGCCGGTTTCGGCGCCTGGATGGAGCAGCTCGAGGCGGAAGGCCAAACCGGCTTCAATGACGATGCCGACAGCGATGGCATTTCCAACGGCCTGGAGTTCGTCTTTGGCGGGGATCCATTGATTCCTGACAGCACCATTCTCCCCGCGCTCGCAGCATCGGAGGAAGGGGGATTCCGCTATTCCTTCCGGCGCGACTCACGGGCTCGCGAGCACAGCGTCATTACCGTGAAATTCAGCGATGATCTGAGCAGTTGGCCAGAGGAACGGGACATCATCTTGGGCGCTGACACCCTTTCGAGTCAGAGCATCGAGATCGCCGACCAGGGTGACCATGATTGGATCACGATCCCGCTTCCTGCAGACGCCCCCCGGACCTTCATTCGACTGGATGTGAGGGAGCCTTGA
- a CDS encoding PEP-CTERM sorting domain-containing protein yields MRTLIFQGMILATMMVVSQAATVLIDGTTRNGGFEARDSAGTTYANVSGWYNYGAGVDTTAVISTPARTGTSAGIVSLASQPTINLGHIIAAGDTFDLQFFHRDNNATGSPVISWQIFYYSAEGDVDFDEGASTTGVALFSGTVTGTGAYQSSSISTTAAVEASDAGVGNTLYLRFFRTAGDGQFPLIDDVSLSVVPEPSAALLGGLGVLGLLRRRRP; encoded by the coding sequence ATGAGAACATTGATTTTCCAAGGAATGATCCTCGCCACCATGATGGTGGTCAGCCAGGCCGCAACCGTGCTCATCGATGGGACGACACGGAACGGTGGGTTTGAGGCACGCGACTCTGCCGGGACCACGTATGCAAACGTCTCGGGGTGGTACAACTACGGTGCCGGCGTGGACACGACCGCGGTCATCAGCACACCCGCACGGACCGGAACCTCGGCAGGCATCGTGTCGCTTGCATCGCAACCGACGATCAACCTTGGCCACATCATTGCCGCAGGTGACACTTTCGACCTGCAGTTCTTCCATCGTGACAACAACGCGACCGGCAGCCCGGTCATCAGTTGGCAGATCTTTTACTACAGCGCCGAAGGTGACGTCGATTTCGACGAGGGAGCCAGCACCACCGGGGTGGCCTTGTTTTCCGGAACGGTCACTGGCACGGGTGCCTACCAATCGTCTTCCATTTCAACGACGGCCGCGGTGGAGGCCAGCGATGCCGGTGTGGGCAACACGCTCTACCTGCGATTCTTCCGCACCGCGGGGGACGGGCAGTTTCCGTTGATTGACGATGTTTCGCTCAGCGTTGTCCCCGAGCCATCCGCCGCATTGTTGGGCGGGCTGGGTGTGCTCGGTCTATTGCGCCGACGCCGGCCATAA
- a CDS encoding DUF5060 domain-containing protein, whose protein sequence is MKRNLPLAWSLTAFLPFLSPLPAEQPKSVERWDVLELTLSGPSSGNPFVEVQLSARFTKGEETITVPGFYDGGGVYRVRFSPPDPGRWTYTTRSNQAELSGKDGSFEATAATGDNHGPVRIRETFHLAYADGTPFFQVGTTCYAWTHQTDELQKQTLETLATEPFNKLRMCVFPKSYRHNANDPTTFPFARAADGKAFDFERFDPANWRHLEQRIGDLRKLGIEADLILFHPYDRWGFAEMDSEADDRYLRYAIARLSAYRNVWWSAANEYDFMIPPLRDGQRGNKRMEDWDRILSILEKEDPHHRLRGIHHASKLYDHSKPWVTHVSVQHRDPSQILKWRERFQKPVVLDECRYEGNISASWGKLTGPEMLRQFWVGTVCGGYVGHGETLRHPQDVLWWSKGGVLRGESPPRIAFLRKTMEALPYAEMTPARLGQSAFALSKPGSVYLVYATAEGPVRLQMEGEREYEVDEIDTWNMSARKLQPVKPGEFSFTAPHPDYLLRIRVPSQQ, encoded by the coding sequence ATGAAGCGCAACCTTCCCCTCGCTTGGTCCCTGACAGCCTTCCTTCCGTTCTTGTCACCGCTTCCGGCAGAGCAGCCGAAGTCGGTCGAGCGATGGGATGTGCTTGAGCTTACGCTGTCCGGGCCATCATCTGGGAACCCGTTCGTCGAGGTCCAGCTATCCGCCCGGTTCACCAAGGGCGAGGAGACCATCACCGTGCCGGGCTTCTACGACGGGGGAGGCGTGTATCGCGTCCGCTTCTCGCCTCCCGACCCGGGGCGTTGGACTTACACGACCCGGAGCAACCAGGCCGAGCTGAGCGGCAAGGACGGAAGCTTCGAGGCGACCGCTGCGACCGGGGACAACCACGGCCCCGTCCGGATCCGTGAGACCTTCCACCTGGCATATGCCGACGGCACGCCGTTCTTCCAGGTAGGCACCACCTGCTACGCGTGGACCCACCAGACGGACGAGCTTCAGAAGCAAACCCTCGAGACGCTGGCGACCGAGCCGTTCAACAAGCTCCGGATGTGCGTGTTCCCGAAGTCATACAGGCACAACGCCAACGATCCCACTACATTCCCGTTCGCACGCGCAGCCGACGGAAAGGCGTTCGACTTCGAGCGCTTCGATCCCGCGAACTGGCGGCACCTTGAGCAACGCATCGGCGACCTTCGGAAGCTCGGGATCGAGGCGGACCTGATCCTCTTTCACCCGTACGACCGATGGGGCTTCGCCGAGATGGATTCCGAGGCCGACGACCGCTACCTGCGATATGCCATCGCCAGGCTCTCTGCCTATCGGAACGTCTGGTGGTCGGCGGCCAACGAGTACGACTTCATGATCCCGCCGCTGCGGGACGGGCAGCGGGGCAACAAGCGCATGGAGGACTGGGACCGGATCCTGTCGATTCTGGAAAAGGAAGATCCGCACCACAGGCTCCGCGGCATCCATCACGCGTCCAAGTTGTACGACCACTCGAAGCCCTGGGTAACCCATGTAAGCGTCCAGCATAGGGACCCGAGCCAGATCCTGAAATGGCGTGAGAGGTTCCAGAAGCCCGTCGTGCTGGACGAGTGCCGCTACGAGGGGAACATCAGCGCCAGTTGGGGCAAGCTCACCGGCCCCGAGATGCTGCGGCAATTCTGGGTGGGCACTGTCTGCGGCGGATACGTCGGCCACGGCGAGACGCTGCGGCACCCGCAGGACGTCCTGTGGTGGTCCAAAGGGGGAGTACTCCGCGGGGAGAGCCCGCCGCGCATCGCGTTCCTGCGCAAAACGATGGAGGCCCTCCCTTACGCCGAGATGACTCCGGCCCGCTTGGGACAGAGCGCGTTCGCACTGTCAAAGCCCGGTTCGGTCTATCTCGTTTACGCGACGGCTGAAGGCCCTGTCCGCCTACAGATGGAGGGAGAGCGCGAATATGAGGTCGACGAGATCGACACCTGGAACATGTCGGCCAGAAAGCTCCAGCCCGTAAAGCCCGGGGAATTCAGCTTTACCGCCCCGCACCCTGACTACCTTTTGCGAATCCGCGTTCCCAGCCAGCAATAA
- a CDS encoding DUF1501 domain-containing protein yields the protein MSTIDQDRARLLRSRRSFFRTIGGAALGSAAISTTLRDFRLINSALAQGNGVGGSFTDYKALVCIFLNGGNDANNLIIPRGAQHANYAAIRGNLFIPESLLLPISPLNNDGNEYGFHPGCPQLANLFQAGKLATLFNVGPLLFPTNRVQYQKKLVALPPQLFSHSDQVTHWQTSLPDQPPRSGWGGRVADYLHPYQTELLEDPVDRAKVSLCTSIAGANTFEVGNTVQQFHVSTSGAVTLAGAASNSTSTAERGNVIRRIARLNQENLQADAFGDVIDNAIIAGAILNDSVAATSSGAPANWVWNTPFPSGGLGDQLKMVARIIAGRKNLKVKRQIFFVSAGGYDTHTAQLGDGTQEEAAVTGSHANLLATLSQAIGAFQAAIEQIAAYNNPLNPDIGDPALANNVVGFTTSDFGRTFPTNGQGSDHGWGSHHLIFGGNGNPTTGAVIGKKTYGTFPVLTVNGPDDTSTGRWIPTTSVDEYSATMAKWFGVDAAHLPVVFPNLGRFATPDLGFMRV from the coding sequence ATGTCCACCATCGACCAGGACCGCGCCCGTCTCCTCCGCTCCCGCCGCAGCTTCTTCCGCACCATCGGCGGGGCCGCACTGGGCTCCGCCGCCATCTCCACCACCCTGCGGGATTTCCGGCTCATCAATTCCGCCCTCGCCCAAGGCAATGGCGTCGGCGGCAGCTTCACCGACTACAAGGCGCTGGTCTGCATCTTCCTCAACGGCGGCAACGATGCCAACAACCTGATCATCCCGCGCGGAGCCCAGCATGCGAACTATGCGGCGATCCGCGGGAATCTGTTCATCCCGGAATCCCTGCTGCTGCCGATCTCACCGCTGAACAACGACGGCAACGAATACGGCTTCCACCCCGGCTGCCCGCAGCTCGCCAACCTCTTCCAGGCTGGCAAGCTGGCCACGCTCTTCAACGTGGGTCCGCTGCTCTTCCCGACCAACCGCGTCCAGTATCAGAAGAAACTCGTCGCCTTGCCGCCTCAGCTATTTTCCCACTCCGATCAGGTCACCCACTGGCAAACCTCGCTGCCCGACCAACCGCCTCGCAGCGGTTGGGGTGGCCGCGTCGCCGACTATCTCCATCCGTACCAGACCGAGTTGCTCGAGGATCCGGTGGACCGGGCGAAGGTTTCCCTCTGCACCAGCATCGCCGGGGCCAATACCTTCGAGGTGGGCAATACCGTCCAGCAGTTCCACGTCTCTACCAGTGGCGCTGTCACCTTGGCCGGTGCCGCTTCTAACAGCACCTCGACGGCGGAGCGGGGAAATGTCATCCGCCGGATCGCCCGGCTAAACCAAGAGAACCTCCAGGCCGACGCCTTCGGTGATGTCATTGATAATGCCATCATCGCGGGAGCCATTCTCAATGACTCGGTCGCGGCCACCTCATCCGGTGCTCCCGCCAATTGGGTCTGGAACACGCCCTTTCCTTCCGGCGGCCTTGGCGATCAATTGAAGATGGTCGCCCGCATCATTGCCGGCCGGAAAAACCTCAAGGTGAAGCGCCAGATCTTCTTCGTCTCCGCCGGCGGCTACGACACCCACACCGCCCAGTTGGGTGACGGCACCCAGGAGGAGGCCGCCGTGACCGGCTCCCACGCCAACCTGCTTGCCACGCTCAGCCAGGCCATCGGTGCCTTCCAGGCCGCCATCGAACAGATCGCCGCCTACAATAACCCGCTTAACCCCGACATCGGCGATCCCGCCCTGGCGAATAACGTGGTCGGCTTCACCACCTCCGACTTCGGCCGCACCTTCCCCACCAATGGCCAGGGCAGCGACCACGGCTGGGGCAGCCACCACCTCATCTTCGGTGGCAATGGCAATCCCACCACCGGCGCCGTGATCGGCAAGAAGACCTACGGCACCTTCCCGGTGCTCACCGTCAATGGCCCCGACGACACCAGCACCGGCCGCTGGATCCCCACCACCAGCGTGGACGAATACAGCGCCACCATGGCCAAATGGTTCGGCGTGGATGCCGCCCACCTGCCGGTGGTCTTCCCGAATCTCGGCCGTTTCGCCACGCCGGACCTCGGCTTCATGCGGGTCTGA